One window of Dama dama isolate Ldn47 chromosome 30, ASM3311817v1, whole genome shotgun sequence genomic DNA carries:
- the NEK5 gene encoding serine/threonine-protein kinase Nek5 isoform X5, which translates to MVAKLGDFGIARVLNNTMELARTCVGTPYYLSPEICQNKPYNNKTDIWSLGCVLYELCTLRHPFEANNLQQLVLKICQAHVPPISSRFSHDLQFLISQLFEVSPRDRPSINSILKRPFLENLIAKYLTPEVIYEEFSHPLLHKARPSASQPAGKVAPDSKIQKVRFQEKCLPRSRITVPNKRKDVLYRNQWRPPAGAQRPISVKMVERPKLAAVCGHYDHFYAQLDLLRKKAHRPNYRLVPQKDSRVEESYDEEESHSPPPGQWLAEYLQRKCEAQQYKLKVEKQLGLRPSSAERNHNQRQKLRSDGEGPRFWGLQFRRNEMKEQEYWKQLEEIRQQYHHDMKEIRKKMGCELEEDSKMSWKTYLVKKSDLSIPHEAPEEEAHVQFQDIERDLKQIKPQNIKGSKSLEQKHKAQRGVKFEINLDECISDENTLQEEEAVDMLNETLTSEDGMKFLEHKCMKAQEDYTDKAFENLCCPEADGRVIEIEGGPENRRRWRREAPGTLLSVLAAAQLASSSISTKDGECVGLLKEDEGKVEVASDIEVDAEQPDPRSDDDDTNFEESEDELRNEVVESLEKLATFNEAEKREEVSSSSKDAGNLEKTEGIGMQKYSELNEGLESIFIPSDDKICIDDEDQGISTTSQNIQL; encoded by the exons GGATATTTGGTCTCTTGGCTGTGTCTTATATGAGCTCTGCACACTCAGACATCCT TTTGAGGCTAACAACTTACAGCAGCTGGTTCTGAAGATTTGTCAAgctcatgttcctccaatatcgTCACGGTTTTCCCATGACCTACAGTTCTTAATATCCCAGCTCTTTGAAGTATCTCCCCGAGATCGGCCATCCATCAATTCCATTTTGAAAAGGCCTTTTTTAGAGAATCTTATTGCCAAATACTTGACTCCCGAG GTCATTTATGAAGAATTCAGTCACCCACTCTTACATAAAGCAAGACCATCTGCTTCTCAACCTGCTGGGAAGGTGGCCCCTG ATTCTAAAATACAGAAAGTGAGATTCCAGGAAAAGTGCCTACCAAGATCAAGGATAACAGTGCCAAATAAGAGGAAGGATGTATTATATAGAAATCAATGGAGACCGCCAGCTGGAGCCCAGAGACCCATATCT GTAAAAATGGTAGAAAGGCCCAAACTTGCTGCTGTGTGTGGCCATTATGATCATTTTTATGCTCAACTTGACTTGTTGAGGAAGAAAGCGCACAGACCAAATTACCGCCTTGTTCCTCAGAAAGATAGCAGAGTTGAGGAGAGTTATGATGAAGAAGAAAGCCACAGCCCACCTCCAGGTCAATG GCTTGCTGAATACCTTCAGAGGAAATGTGAAGCTCAACAATATAAGCTGAAAGTGGAAAAGCAATTG GGTCTTCGTCCGTCTTCTGCTGAGCGAAATCACAACCAGAGACAAAAGCTGAGAAGTGATGGGGAAGGACCTAGATTCTGGGGGCTGCAGTTCAGGAGAAATGAAATGAAGGAACAG GAATATTGGAAGCAGTTAGAGGAAATACGCCAACAGTATCACCATGACATGAAGGAAATTAGAAAGAAGATGGGGTGTGAACTGGAG GAGGACTCAAAAATGAGCTGGAAAACGTACTTGGTGAAGAAGAGTGACCTGTCCATTCCCCATGAAGCACCTGAGGAAGAAGCACATGTGCAG tTTCAGGATATTGAAAGAGACTTAAAACAAATTAAACCTCAGAACATAAAGGGAAGTAAAAGTTTGGAACAAAAACATAAAGCTCAG aGAGGggtaaaatttgaaattaatttagATGAATGCATTTCTGATGAAAACACCCTCCAAGAGGAAGAG GCAGTGGATATGCTGAATGAAACGTTGACCTCTGAGGATGGCATGAAGTTCTTGGAACATAAATGTATGAAGGCGCAGGAAGATTATACAGACAAAGCATTTGAAAACCTCTGTTGCCCAGAAGCAG ATGGCCGAGTGATTGAGATTGAAGGTGGTCCAGAAAACAGGAGACGGTGGCGGCGAGAAGCCCCGGGAACTTTACTGAGTGTTTTGGCAGCAGCACAGTTAGCCAGCAGCTCCATTTCTACCAAGGATGGGGAATGTG TGGGACTACTGAAAGAAGATGAGGGGAAGGTGGAAGTGGCCTCTGACATTGAAGTAGATGCAGAACAACCAGATCCAAGATCTGATGATGATGATAC AAATTTTGAAGAATCTGAAGATGAATTGAGAAATGAAGTAGTAGAATCTCTGGAAAAACTGGCTACTTTCAATGAggcagaaaaaagagaagaggtttCTAGTTCTTCTAAAGATGCTGGAAACTTAGAAAAAACAGAGGGGATAGGCATGCAGAAATATTCAGAATTAAATGAAGGTTTGGAGAGTATTTTTATTCCATCTGATGACAAAATTTGTATTGATGATGAAGATCAAGGAATATCAACCACCAGTCAAAATATTCAACTGTGA